From the Pseudomonas sp. SORT22 genome, one window contains:
- a CDS encoding YaiI/YqxD family protein, protein MRVWIDADACPKAAKDQLVKFALKRQLEVVLVAGQSQIKPAFACVKLIVVPSGPDAADDYLVEHAVPGELVICSDVPLADRLVKKGVACLDPRGKEFDERNMGERLAVRNLFTDLREQGQVGGGQAPYGDREKQAFANALDRILTRLSRSGLAPR, encoded by the coding sequence ATGCGTGTGTGGATCGATGCCGACGCCTGCCCCAAGGCGGCCAAGGATCAACTGGTCAAGTTCGCCCTCAAGCGTCAGCTGGAAGTGGTGCTGGTGGCCGGCCAGAGCCAGATCAAGCCGGCTTTTGCCTGCGTCAAGCTGATCGTCGTGCCCAGCGGGCCGGATGCCGCCGACGATTACCTGGTCGAGCACGCGGTGCCCGGCGAACTGGTGATCTGCAGCGACGTGCCGCTGGCCGATCGCCTGGTCAAGAAAGGCGTTGCCTGCCTCGACCCGCGCGGTAAGGAGTTCGACGAGCGCAACATGGGTGAGCGGCTGGCGGTGCGCAACCTGTTCACCGACCTGCGCGAGCAGGGGCAGGTCGGCGGCGGCCAGGCGCCGTATGGCGATCGCGAGAAGCAGGCGTTTGCCAACGCCCTGGACCGCATTCTTACGCGGCTGAGTAGGAGCGGGCTTGCCCCGCGATGA
- the elbB gene encoding isoprenoid biosynthesis glyoxalase ElbB → MTQKKVAVILSGCGVYDGAEIHESVITLLRLDQRGAQVQCFAPNIAQMHVIDHLTGEEMPETRNVLVESARIARGEVKDLREADAKDFDALIVPGGFGAAKNLSNFAVEGAGCSVHPDVLALAEAFAEAGKPVGLICISPALAAKIYGPGVVCTIGSDAGTSAAIVKMGGTHEECDVHDIVEDTQRKLVSTPAYMLAKSISEAAGGIYKLVDRVLELTHEND, encoded by the coding sequence ATGACCCAGAAAAAAGTTGCGGTGATTCTTTCCGGCTGTGGCGTGTATGACGGCGCCGAAATTCACGAAAGCGTGATCACCCTGCTGCGCCTGGACCAGCGCGGTGCGCAGGTGCAGTGCTTTGCGCCGAACATTGCGCAGATGCACGTGATCGACCACCTGACCGGCGAAGAAATGCCCGAGACCCGCAACGTGCTGGTGGAATCGGCGCGCATCGCTCGCGGCGAGGTCAAGGACCTGCGCGAAGCCGACGCCAAGGACTTCGACGCGCTGATCGTGCCGGGCGGCTTTGGCGCGGCGAAAAACCTTTCGAACTTTGCCGTTGAAGGCGCGGGCTGCAGCGTGCACCCGGACGTCCTGGCCCTGGCTGAAGCCTTTGCCGAAGCCGGCAAGCCGGTCGGCCTGATCTGCATCTCGCCGGCCCTTGCGGCGAAAATCTACGGCCCCGGCGTGGTCTGCACCATTGGCAGCGATGCCGGCACCAGCGCGGCCATCGTCAAGATGGGCGGCACTCATGAGGAATGCGATGTCCATGACATCGTCGAAGACACCCAGCGCAAGCTGGTCAGCACCCCGGCCTACATGCTGGCGAAAAGCATCAGCGAAGCCGCCGGCGGCATCTACAAACTGGTCGACCGGGTGCTGGAACTGACCCACGAGAATGACTGA
- a CDS encoding DedA family protein: protein MLQQFLQDFGYFALFLGTFFEGETILVLAGFLAFRGYMDINLVVVVAFFGSYAGDQLWYFMGRRHGRKLLARKPRWQMMGDRALEHIRRHPDIWVLSFRFVYGLRTVMPVAIGLSGYPPRRYLLLNGIGAAIWALALGAAAYHFGAILEGLLGNVKKYELWVLGGLLVLGGCLWLRRRFKAARIARKEAAAIEAEKAEQAVAKQQDPSQGSDRP, encoded by the coding sequence ATGCTCCAACAATTCCTGCAGGATTTCGGCTACTTTGCCCTTTTTCTCGGCACGTTTTTCGAAGGTGAGACCATCCTGGTTCTCGCAGGCTTCCTTGCGTTCCGCGGATACATGGATATCAACCTGGTGGTCGTGGTGGCCTTCTTCGGCAGCTATGCCGGCGACCAGCTGTGGTACTTCATGGGGCGCCGTCACGGGCGCAAGTTGCTGGCACGCAAACCGCGCTGGCAGATGATGGGCGACCGTGCGCTGGAGCACATTCGCCGCCATCCGGACATCTGGGTCCTGAGTTTTCGCTTCGTCTACGGTTTGCGCACGGTGATGCCGGTGGCCATCGGTTTGTCCGGCTACCCGCCGCGCCGCTACCTGCTGCTCAACGGCATTGGTGCGGCCATCTGGGCCCTGGCCCTGGGCGCCGCCGCCTATCACTTCGGCGCCATTCTCGAAGGCCTGCTGGGCAACGTGAAGAAATACGAGCTATGGGTGCTCGGCGGCCTGCTGGTGCTCGGTGGCTGCCTGTGGCTGCGCCGGCGCTTCAAGGCCGCGCGCATTGCGCGCAAGGAAGCGGCTGCCATAGAGGCCGAAAAGGCTGAGCAGGCTGTAGCCAAGCAGCAGGACCCAAGCCAGGGCAGTGACCGGCCCTGA
- the hemB gene encoding porphobilinogen synthase translates to MSFTPANRLFPATRLRRNRRDDFSRRLVRENVLTVDDLILPVFVLDGENRREEVASMPGVERLSIDLLLEAAQEWVNLGIPALALFPVTPVEKKSLDGAEAWNPDGIAQRATRALRERFPELGVITDVALDPFTTHGQDGILDEEGYVQNDITVDALVRQALSHADAGAQVVAPSDMMDGRIQSIREALELAGHVNVRIMAYSAKYASAYYGPFRDAVGSALNLGKANKASYQMDPANSNEALHEVAADLSEGADMVMVKPGMPYLDILHRVKDEFKVPTFVYQVSGEYAMHMAAIQNGWLSEGVILESLTAFKRAGADGILTYFAVRAAQLMRGQ, encoded by the coding sequence GTGAGCTTTACCCCCGCTAACCGTTTGTTTCCTGCCACCCGTCTGCGTCGCAACCGTCGTGACGACTTCAGCCGTCGTCTGGTTCGCGAAAATGTTCTGACTGTCGATGACCTGATCCTCCCGGTGTTTGTCCTCGATGGCGAAAACCGCCGCGAAGAAGTCGCTTCGATGCCGGGCGTCGAGCGTCTGTCCATCGACCTGTTGCTGGAAGCTGCGCAAGAGTGGGTAAACCTCGGGATTCCAGCCCTGGCGCTGTTCCCGGTCACCCCGGTAGAGAAAAAATCCCTCGACGGCGCTGAAGCCTGGAACCCCGACGGCATCGCCCAGCGCGCCACCCGCGCCCTGCGTGAGCGCTTCCCGGAACTTGGGGTGATCACCGACGTTGCCCTGGACCCGTTCACCACCCACGGCCAGGACGGTATCCTCGACGAAGAAGGCTACGTTCAGAACGACATCACCGTCGACGCCCTGGTGCGCCAGGCGCTGTCCCACGCCGATGCCGGTGCCCAGGTGGTCGCGCCATCGGACATGATGGACGGGCGCATCCAGTCCATCCGTGAAGCGCTGGAGCTGGCCGGTCACGTCAACGTCCGCATCATGGCCTACTCGGCCAAGTATGCCAGTGCCTACTACGGTCCGTTCCGCGATGCGGTCGGCTCGGCGCTGAACCTGGGCAAGGCCAACAAGGCCTCCTACCAGATGGACCCGGCCAACAGTAACGAGGCCCTGCACGAAGTGGCCGCCGACCTGTCGGAAGGCGCCGATATGGTCATGGTCAAACCGGGCATGCCGTACCTGGATATCCTTCACCGGGTCAAAGACGAATTCAAAGTACCGACCTTCGTTTACCAGGTCAGCGGCGAGTACGCCATGCACATGGCGGCGATTCAGAACGGCTGGCTCAGTGAAGGGGTTATCCTTGAATCCCTCACCGCTTTCAAACGGGCGGGCGCCGATGGCATCCTCACCTATTTCGCTGTTCGCGCTGCTCAATTGATGAGAGGGCAGTAA
- the ppk1 gene encoding polyphosphate kinase 1, whose translation MNNEVLTDVAVKDAQPVPEQLVETPPEPPAVAEPVVEAPAPAPVAAPAIVIPGLDDSSLYIHRELSQLQFNIRVLEQALDESYPLLERLKFLLIFSSNLDEFFEIRVAGLKKQITFAREQAGADGLQPHQALARISELVHGEVDRQYAILNDVLLPELEKHQIRFIRRRHWNTKLKTWVRRFFRDEIAPIITPIGLDPTHPFPLLVNKSLNFIVELEGIDAFGRDSGLAIIPAPRLLPRVIKVPEEVGGPGDNYVFLSSMIHAHADDLFQGMKVKGCYQFRLTRNADLALDSEDVEDLARALRGELFSRRYGDAVRLEVADTCPKHLSDYLLKQFSLSESELYQVNGPVNLTRLFSITSLDSHPELQYTPFTPAIPKLLQNSENIFSVVSKQDILLMHPFESFTPVVDLLRQAAKDPHVLAVRQTLYRSGANSEIVDALVDAARNGKEVTAVIELRARFDEESNLQMASRLQAAGAVVIYGVVGFKTHAKMMLILRREAGEIVRYAHLGTGNYHAGNARLYTDYSLLTSDDALCEDVGKLFSQLIGMGKTLRMKKLLHAPFTLKKGMLDMIARETQFALDGKPAHIIAKFNSLTDPKIIRALYKASQSGVRIDLVVRGMCCLRPGIAGVSHNIQVRSIIGRFLEHTRVFYFLNGGEEQMFLSSADWMERNLDKRVETCFPVEGKKLILRVKKELEGYLTDNTHAWILQPDGRYVRSTPTGNQNPRSAQAALLERLSNPVLIVR comes from the coding sequence ATGAATAACGAAGTACTTACCGACGTTGCAGTCAAAGACGCCCAGCCCGTGCCCGAGCAACTGGTCGAGACCCCGCCGGAGCCGCCTGCGGTTGCCGAGCCGGTGGTCGAAGCCCCGGCGCCGGCGCCAGTGGCTGCGCCTGCCATCGTCATTCCCGGTCTGGACGACAGCAGCCTGTACATTCACCGCGAATTGTCCCAGCTGCAGTTCAACATCCGCGTGCTTGAGCAGGCGCTGGATGAGTCCTATCCGCTGCTGGAGCGGCTGAAGTTCTTGCTGATCTTCTCCAGCAACCTGGATGAGTTCTTCGAAATTCGTGTGGCGGGCCTGAAGAAGCAGATCACCTTTGCCCGTGAACAGGCCGGCGCCGACGGCTTGCAGCCGCACCAGGCGCTGGCGCGGATCAGCGAGCTGGTGCACGGCGAGGTCGATCGCCAGTACGCGATCCTCAACGACGTGCTGCTGCCGGAGCTGGAAAAGCACCAGATCCGCTTCATTCGCCGCCGCCACTGGAACACCAAGCTCAAGACCTGGGTGCGGCGCTTCTTCCGCGACGAAATCGCGCCGATCATTACCCCGATCGGCCTCGATCCGACTCACCCGTTCCCGTTGCTGGTGAACAAGAGCCTGAACTTCATCGTCGAGCTTGAAGGCATCGACGCCTTCGGCCGCGATTCGGGCCTGGCGATCATCCCGGCGCCGCGTTTGCTGCCGCGGGTGATCAAGGTGCCGGAAGAGGTCGGTGGGCCTGGCGACAACTATGTGTTCCTGTCGTCGATGATCCACGCTCACGCCGATGACCTGTTTCAGGGCATGAAGGTCAAGGGCTGCTACCAGTTCCGCCTGACCCGCAACGCTGACCTGGCGCTGGACTCCGAAGATGTCGAAGACCTGGCCCGGGCCCTGCGCGGCGAGCTGTTCTCGCGTCGTTACGGCGATGCGGTGCGCCTGGAAGTGGCCGACACTTGCCCTAAACACCTCTCCGACTACCTGCTCAAACAGTTCAGCCTGAGCGAGAGCGAGCTGTACCAGGTCAACGGCCCGGTCAACCTGACCCGGCTGTTCAGCATCACCAGCCTGGACAGCCATCCGGAGCTGCAATACACGCCGTTTACCCCGGCAATCCCCAAGCTGTTGCAGAACAGCGAGAACATTTTCAGCGTGGTCAGCAAGCAGGACATCCTGCTGATGCACCCCTTCGAGTCGTTCACCCCGGTAGTCGACCTGCTGCGCCAGGCCGCCAAGGACCCGCATGTACTGGCTGTGCGCCAGACCCTGTACCGCAGCGGTGCCAATTCGGAGATCGTCGACGCGCTGGTCGACGCCGCGCGTAACGGCAAGGAAGTCACTGCGGTGATCGAGCTGCGTGCGCGTTTCGACGAAGAGTCCAACCTGCAGATGGCCAGCCGCCTGCAGGCCGCCGGTGCGGTGGTGATCTACGGTGTGGTGGGCTTCAAGACCCACGCCAAGATGATGCTGATCCTGCGCCGCGAAGCCGGCGAGATCGTCCGCTATGCGCACCTGGGCACCGGTAACTACCACGCCGGCAACGCCCGCCTGTACACCGACTACAGCCTGCTGACTTCCGACGACGCCCTGTGCGAAGACGTCGGCAAGCTGTTCAGCCAGCTGATCGGCATGGGCAAGACCCTGCGCATGAAGAAGCTGCTGCACGCGCCGTTCACCCTGAAAAAGGGCATGCTCGACATGATCGCGCGCGAAACCCAGTTCGCCCTCGACGGCAAGCCTGCGCACATCATCGCCAAGTTCAACTCGCTGACCGATCCGAAGATCATCCGCGCGCTGTACAAGGCCAGCCAGTCAGGGGTGCGTATCGACCTGGTGGTGCGCGGCATGTGCTGCCTGCGTCCGGGTATTGCCGGGGTGTCGCACAACATTCAGGTGCGCTCGATCATCGGCCGCTTCCTCGAGCACACGCGGGTGTTCTACTTCCTCAATGGCGGCGAAGAGCAGATGTTCCTCTCCAGCGCCGACTGGATGGAGCGCAACCTCGACAAGCGCGTCGAGACCTGCTTCCCGGTCGAGGGCAAGAAACTGATCCTGCGGGTGAAAAAGGAACTCGAAGGGTATCTGACCGACAACACCCACGCCTGGATCCTGCAACCGGATGGCCGTTACGTACGCAGCACGCCAACCGGCAACCAGAACCCGCGCAGTGCCCAGGCCGCTCTGCTCGAGCGCCTGAGCAACCCGGTGCTTATCGTACGCTGA
- the ppx gene encoding exopolyphosphatase yields MPQTTAKNLSLIAAIDLGSNSFHMVVAKAHHSEIRILERLGEKVQLAAGINEERQLSEESMQRGLDCLKRFAQLINGMPDGAVRIVGTNALREARNRGEFIRRAEAILGHPVEVISGREEARLIYLGVSHTLADTPGKRLVADIGGGSTEFIIGQRFEPLLRESLQMGCVSYTQRYFRDGKITPARYAQAYTAARLELMSIENALHRLTWDEAIGSSGTIRAIGLALKSGGMGSGEVNAEGLAWLKRKLFKLGETDKIDFDGVKPDRRAIFPAGLAILEAIFDALELQRMDHCDGALREGVLYDLLGRHHHEDVRERTLTSLMERYHVDQGQAARVERKALHAFDQVAKAWDLEDGIWRELLGWAAKVHEVGLDIAHYHYHKHGAYLIEHSDLAGFSREDQLMLALLVRGHRRNIPKDKFAEFGEDAAKLIRLCVLLRFAILFHHIRGTQQMPTVTLHAKGDSLDVEFPAGWLEENQLTQADFGLEAEWLARVGFVLSVR; encoded by the coding sequence ATGCCGCAAACCACAGCCAAGAATCTGTCCTTGATCGCTGCCATAGACCTGGGCTCCAACAGTTTCCACATGGTGGTCGCCAAGGCCCACCATAGCGAGATCCGCATCCTTGAGCGGCTCGGCGAAAAAGTTCAGCTGGCCGCCGGCATCAATGAAGAGCGCCAGCTCAGCGAAGAGTCCATGCAACGCGGCCTGGACTGCCTCAAGCGGTTTGCCCAACTGATCAACGGCATGCCCGATGGCGCCGTGCGCATCGTTGGCACCAACGCCCTGCGCGAAGCCCGCAACCGCGGCGAATTCATCCGCCGCGCCGAAGCCATCCTCGGCCACCCGGTGGAAGTCATCTCCGGTCGTGAAGAAGCGCGCCTGATCTACCTCGGCGTGTCCCACACGCTGGCCGACACGCCAGGCAAGCGCCTGGTCGCTGATATCGGCGGCGGCAGTACCGAATTCATCATTGGCCAGCGCTTTGAACCGCTGCTGCGCGAAAGCCTGCAGATGGGCTGCGTCAGCTATACCCAGCGTTATTTCCGCGACGGCAAGATCACCCCGGCGCGTTATGCCCAGGCCTACACCGCCGCACGCCTGGAGCTGATGAGCATCGAGAACGCCCTGCATCGCCTGACCTGGGACGAAGCCATCGGCTCCTCGGGGACCATCCGCGCCATCGGCCTGGCGCTCAAATCCGGCGGCATGGGCAGCGGCGAGGTCAATGCCGAGGGCCTGGCCTGGCTCAAGCGCAAGCTGTTCAAGCTGGGAGAAACCGACAAGATCGATTTTGACGGGGTCAAACCCGACCGCCGGGCGATCTTCCCGGCGGGCCTGGCGATTCTCGAAGCGATTTTCGACGCCCTTGAGCTACAGCGCATGGACCACTGCGACGGCGCCCTGCGTGAAGGCGTGCTCTACGACCTGCTCGGCCGCCACCACCACGAAGACGTGCGCGAGCGCACCCTGACCTCGCTGATGGAGCGTTATCACGTTGACCAGGGCCAGGCGGCACGGGTCGAGCGCAAGGCGCTGCACGCCTTCGACCAGGTGGCCAAAGCCTGGGACCTGGAAGACGGCATCTGGCGTGAACTGCTGGGCTGGGCAGCCAAGGTGCATGAAGTGGGCCTGGACATCGCCCACTACCATTACCACAAGCACGGCGCCTACCTGATCGAGCACTCCGACCTGGCCGGCTTTTCCCGGGAAGACCAGCTGATGCTGGCGCTATTGGTGCGCGGCCATCGCCGCAACATTCCCAAGGATAAGTTCGCCGAATTCGGCGAGGACGCCGCCAAGCTGATTCGCCTGTGCGTACTGTTGCGCTTCGCGATCCTGTTCCATCACATCCGCGGCACCCAGCAGATGCCCACGGTCACCCTGCACGCCAAGGGCGACAGCCTGGACGTCGAGTTCCCGGCCGGCTGGCTGGAAGAAAACCAGCTGACCCAGGCCGACTTCGGCCTGGAGGCAGAATGGCTGGCCCGGGTCGGCTTCGTCCTCAGCGTACGATAA
- the trxA gene encoding thioredoxin TrxA produces MSSDLIKHVTDATFEAEVLKAEGPVLVDYWAEWCGPCKMIAPVLDDIAATYQGKLIVAKLNIDDNQETPAKHGVRGIPTLMLFKNGNVEATKVGALSKSQLAAFLDANI; encoded by the coding sequence ATGAGCAGCGATCTTATCAAACACGTCACCGACGCCACCTTCGAAGCCGAAGTCCTGAAGGCTGAAGGCCCGGTGCTGGTCGACTACTGGGCTGAATGGTGCGGCCCTTGCAAAATGATCGCTCCGGTTCTGGACGACATCGCCGCTACCTACCAGGGCAAACTGATCGTCGCCAAGCTGAACATCGACGACAACCAGGAAACCCCGGCCAAGCACGGCGTGCGTGGCATCCCGACGCTGATGCTGTTCAAGAACGGCAACGTCGAGGCCACCAAGGTCGGCGCGCTGTCGAAATCTCAGCTGGCAGCCTTCCTGGACGCCAATATCTGA